A genomic region of Gadus macrocephalus chromosome 5, ASM3116895v1 contains the following coding sequences:
- the LOC132457827 gene encoding cytochrome P450 1B1-like, with protein MAMDTEFGLRESSIIKEWSGQVQPALVATLVFLFCLEACLWVRNLRLKRRLPGPFAWPVVGNAMQLGQMPHITFSRLAKKYGNVYQIRLGGNDIVVLNGDKAIREALIEHSTVFAGRPNFISFQRISGGRSLTFTNYSRQWKTHRRIAQSTIRAFSSANSETKSAFEQHVTAEALDLVQMFLRQSSDGRYFNPAHEFTVAAANVMCALCFGERYGHDDIEFRDLLKRLDKFGETVGAGSLVDVMPWLQSFPNPVRSGYENFKHINEEFYAYVKDKVLQHRVTYHAGVTRDMSDAFIRAIDHGEDSGLSEEYVEATVTDLIGAGQDTVSTLLQWVLLLLVKYPDVQARLQELVDQVVGRHRLPSLEDRSRLAYLDAFIYETMRYTSFVPLTIPHSTTADVTVDGLYIPRDTVVFVNQSSVNHDPLRWTEPGVFRPSRFLDADGALDRDATNGVMVFSTGKRRCVGQQLAKVEVFVFTAVLLHQCTFERDPSRPLTLDCSYGLTLKPLPFGVSARLRGDPLGGGSLA; from the coding sequence ATGGCAATGGACACTGAGTTTGGTTTGAGGGAAAGCAGCATCATCAAGGAATGGAGTGGACAGGTCCAACCTGCTCTTGTCGCCACGCTGGTCTTCCTCTTCTGTCTGGAAGCCTGTCTGTGGGTCAGGAACCTCAGGCTCAAGAGAAGACTCCCAGGACCGTTTGCCTGGCCCGTGGTGGGCAACGCCATGCAGCTGGGCCAGATGCCCCACATCACCTTCTCCCGGCTGGCTAAGAAATACGGCAACGTGTACCAGATACGCCTGGGAGGCAACGACATCGTGGTTCTGAACGGAGACAAGGCGATCCGGGAGGCTCTGATTGAGCACAGCACTGTGTTCGCGGGCAGACCCAATTTCATCTCCTTCCAGAGGATCTCCGGGGGCCGGAGCTTGACGTTCACCAATTACAGCCGGCAGTGGAAAACACACAGGAGAATTGCCCAATCTACCATCAGAGCCTTTTCCTCTGCCAACAGTGAGACCAAGTCGGCGTTTGAGCAGCATGTGACAGCAGAGGCTCTGGACCTGGTGCAGATGTTCCTGCGCCAGAGCTCAGACGGACGCTACTTTAATCCAGCTCACGAGTTCACGGTAGCCGCCGCCAACGTGATGTGCGCCTTGTGCTTCGGGGAGCGCTACGGACACGACGACATTGAGTTCAGGGACCTGTTGAAGCGCCTGGACAAGTTCGGGGAGACGGTGGGGGCGGGTAGCCTGGTGGACGTCATGCCCTGGCTCCAGTCCTTCCCCAACCCGGTGCGCAGCGGCTACGAGAACTTCAAGCACATCAACGAAGAGTTCTACGCCTACGTGAAGGACAAGGTGCTGCAGCACCGGGTCACGTACCACGCCGGCGTGACCCGGGACATGAGCGACGCCTTCATCCGCGCCATCGACCACGGCGAGGACAGCGGCCTGAGCGAGGAGTACGTGGAGGCCACGGTCACCGACCTGATCGGCGCGGGCCAGGACACCGTGTCCACCCTGCTGCAGTgggtcctgctgctgctggtcaaGTACCCCGACGTCCAGGCCCGGCTGCAGGAGCTGGTAGACCAGGTGGTGGGGCGGCACCGGCTGCCCTCTCTGGAGGACCGGAGCCGCCTGGCCTACCTGGACGCCTTCATCTACGAGACCATGCGCTACACCAGCTTTGTGCCGCTCACCATCCCCCACTCCACCACAGCTGACGTGACTGTGGACGGCCTCTACATCCCCCGGGACACGGTGGTGTTCGTCAACCAGTCCTCCGTCAACCACGACCCGCTGCGGTGGACGGAGCCCGGCGTGTTCCGGCCCTCGCGCTTCCTGGACGCCGACGGCGCCCTGGACCGGGACGCCACCAACGGGGTCATGGTGTTCTCCACGGGGAAGAGGCGGTGCGTGGGCCAGCAGCTGGCCAAGGTGGAGGTGTTTGTGTTCACCGCCGTGCTGCTGCACCAGTGCACCTTCGAGAGGGACCCGTCCCGGCCCCTCACCTTGGACTGCTCCTACGGCCTCACGCTGAAGCCCCTGCCGTTTGGGGTCAGCGCCAGGCTGAGGGGGGACCCCCTGGGAGGGGGGTCACTGGCGTGA